One Salvelinus namaycush isolate Seneca chromosome 4, SaNama_1.0, whole genome shotgun sequence genomic window carries:
- the LOC120045837 gene encoding ubiquitin domain-containing protein 1-like, whose protein sequence is MGVANSRDYHPYHPSQSPIKVVLKRRNEPLKKECPKWKSEYPMTEGQLRSKRDEFWDTAPAFDGRKEIWDALRAAAVAAEVNDLELAQAIVDGACITLPHGTLTESYDELGNRYQLPAYTLAPPTNLITECTNESQAPNLKEQKKPPPPPKEEFQLRVRLSCGKDLRISASMSDSISQLKTALEGQEDIEAAHQRWFFAGKLLTDKTRLQDTKIQKDFVVQVIVNNYSPNGKGDVKRKGKVDPYAYIPLRKAQLYRRKKLKCRAS, encoded by the exons GACGCAATGAGCCCCTGAAGAAGGAGTGCCCTAAATGGAAGAGTGAGTACCCTATGACTGAGGGCCAGCTGAGGAGTAAGAGGGATGAGTTTTGGGACACGGCTCCAGCCTTTGACGGCAGGAAGGAGATTTGGGACGCGCTCCGAGCGGCAGCAGTGGCTGCAGAGGTGAACGACCTGGAACTGGCTCAGGCCATAGTGGACGGAGCCTGCATCACACTACCACACG GTACGCTGACAGAGAGTTATGATGAGCTGGGGAACCGCTACCAGCTTCCTGCCTACACTCTAGCCCCTCCCACCAACCTCATCACTGAATGCACCAATGAGAGCCAAGCTCCCAATCTAAAGGAGCAGAAAAAGCCTCCCCCTCCTCCTAAAGAGGAGTTCCAGCTACGAGTACGTCTCTCGTGCG GTAAGGACCTACGTATAAGCGCCTCCATGTCAGACTCCATTTCCCAGCTGAAGACAGCCCTGGAGGGGCAGGAGGACATTGAAGCGGCCCACCAACGCTGGTTCTTTGCAGGGAAACTGCTAACAGATAAGACCCGGCTCCAGGACACTAAGATACAAAAAGACTTTGTGGTCCAGGTCATCGTGAACAACTACTCACCC AATGGTAAAGGAGACGTGAAGAGGAAAGGAAAGGTTGATCCATATGCCTACATCCCTCTGAGGAAAGCACAGCTCTACCGCAG gaaAAAGCTAAAATGCAGGGCCAGTTAA